One genomic segment of Mytilus galloprovincialis chromosome 5, xbMytGall1.hap1.1, whole genome shotgun sequence includes these proteins:
- the LOC143074958 gene encoding LHFPL tetraspan subfamily member 6 protein-like codes for MISPVLIIWAFLSVLVSGLTTYAFVQPVWLVGSNLLDTFGMISLCLSRTVFPGGNLKQECEFYGGYFNLGNLPSGAWQAACVLYGAGCVLLSCGAFLAVCTSCIPCDVVRTVTVMAGYVQFVAVLVMIAGLFIYPLGFGSSFIRQYCGSKSVMYQAYDCSIGWSFVLAVTGTCLAMFCPVLSRFTDMKSRDIMP; via the exons ATGATATCACCCGTTCTAATAATCTGGGCTTTTCTGTCAGTTCTGGTTTCCGGTTTAACTACGTATGCATTCGTTCAGCCTGTGTGGCTTGTTGGTTCCAATCTGTTAGATACGTTTGGAATGATAAGTTTGTGTTTATCACGAACAGTATTTCCCGGAGGAAACTTAAAACAGGAATGTGAGTTTTATGGTGGATATTTCAATTTGGGAAACTTACCGTCTGGAGCTTGGCAGGCGGCGTGTGTTTTATATGGAGCAGGATGTGTACTACTTTCATGTGGAGCATTCTTAGCTGTATGTACATCGTGTATACCATGTGATGTTGTTAGGACGGTTACAGTTATGGCGGGATATGTACAGTTTGTAGCAG TCCTAGTAATGATTGCAGGGTTATTTATTTACCCACTAGGGTTTGGGTCATCGTTTATAAGACAATACTGTGGATCTAAGTCCGTCATGTATCAGGCCTACGATTGCTCTATAGGCTGGAGTTTTGTACTCGCTGTAACAGGGACGTGCCTAGCCATGTTTTGTCCAGTTCTTTCACGATTTACAGACATGAAAAGTCGCGACATAATGCCGTAA